From one Haloplasma contractile SSD-17B genomic stretch:
- a CDS encoding NAD(P)/FAD-dependent oxidoreductase, translated as MNVIYDVIVVGAGPAGIFTCYELMLKNPNLNVVLIDKGLDIYKRRCPILEKKIEKCPVNKEGIAGCFPACSITNGFGGAGAYSDGKFNITHEFGGWMTEYLPEDDVWDLIRYVDSINLKHGATEDITDPYTEQVKNIERRGYAVGLKLLRAKLRHLGTEQNLEILKSIFEEMKDHITYMFKTEVEDLIIDQHTIKGVSLKNGEKIKAEKVVIVPGRDGSSWLTKLMKKNNVPMTNNQVDIGVRVETNDIIMDEINEHLYEGKFMFRTSVGTTVRTFCSNPSGHVVVENHSGTMLANGHAYKDPKLGSQNTNFALLVSHTFEEPFDKPNEYAHEVSQLANKLSNGSIIVQKYGDILMGRRTTEKRLKEGFVSPTLKEAVPGDLGLVLPYNTMKSLIEMTDALDHVTPGIASEHTLFYGVEAKFYSARPKVTNQFETTIKGLYVGGDGAGITRGLAQAGANGVCIARDIILQTS; from the coding sequence GTGAATGTGATATACGATGTTATTGTTGTAGGAGCAGGTCCAGCTGGAATTTTTACGTGTTATGAATTGATGTTGAAAAATCCAAATTTAAATGTAGTTTTAATTGATAAGGGATTAGACATTTACAAACGTAGATGCCCAATACTTGAAAAAAAGATTGAAAAGTGCCCTGTAAATAAAGAAGGTATAGCAGGTTGTTTCCCTGCCTGTTCTATAACAAATGGTTTTGGTGGGGCAGGAGCATATTCTGATGGTAAATTTAATATTACACACGAGTTCGGTGGTTGGATGACAGAATATTTACCTGAAGATGACGTTTGGGATCTCATTCGCTATGTTGACAGTATTAATTTAAAACATGGAGCCACTGAAGATATTACAGACCCTTATACAGAGCAAGTTAAAAATATAGAAAGACGTGGATATGCAGTAGGATTAAAACTTCTACGTGCTAAATTACGTCACCTAGGTACAGAGCAAAATTTAGAGATATTAAAGAGTATATTTGAAGAAATGAAAGACCATATAACGTATATGTTTAAAACAGAGGTAGAAGACTTAATAATAGATCAACATACAATTAAAGGTGTATCTTTGAAAAATGGAGAAAAAATTAAGGCAGAAAAGGTAGTAATCGTACCAGGACGTGATGGTTCAAGTTGGTTAACAAAATTAATGAAAAAAAATAATGTTCCAATGACGAACAACCAAGTGGACATTGGTGTTCGAGTTGAAACCAATGACATTATAATGGATGAAATTAATGAACATTTATATGAAGGTAAATTTATGTTTAGAACGAGTGTTGGCACGACGGTTAGGACATTCTGTTCGAATCCATCAGGTCACGTAGTAGTTGAAAACCATTCAGGAACAATGCTTGCAAATGGGCATGCATATAAGGACCCTAAGTTAGGAAGTCAAAACACTAACTTTGCACTTTTAGTATCTCATACATTTGAAGAACCATTTGATAAACCAAATGAATATGCGCATGAGGTATCTCAACTTGCAAATAAGTTATCAAATGGATCCATTATTGTTCAAAAATATGGTGATATTTTAATGGGAAGACGTACTACAGAGAAGAGATTGAAGGAAGGATTTGTCTCACCTACACTAAAAGAAGCAGTACCCGGTGATTTGGGATTAGTTCTTCCGTATAATACAATGAAATCACTAATTGAAATGACAGATGCACTAGACCATGTAACACCTGGTATTGCATCAGAACACACTTTGTTTTATGGAGTAGAAGCAAAATTTTATTCAGCAAGACCAAAAGTCACGAATCAATTTGAAACAACAATAAAAGGACTATATGTTGGTGGCGATGGAGCCGGTATTACTCGTGGATTGGCACAGGCAGGTGCTAATGGTGTTTGTATAGCACGAGACATTATTTTGCAAACAAGCTAA
- the pflB gene encoding formate C-acetyltransferase: MSNNWENFNGHLWKKEVNVRDFIQQNYKPYEGDGTFLAEPTERTRQLWDQVMNLYEEENNKGVIDMDTNIVSTITSHNPGYIIEGLEEIVGIQTDKPLKRSFQPYGGIRVAYNAAKEYGYEIDKDVTEIFTKYRKTHNQGVFDAYTKDMRLARKAGIITGLPDAYGRGRIIGDYRRIALYGIDFLIEDKKEQKETFSGAMTEDVIRLREEISEQINALKEIKEMAASYGHDISVPAKNSKEAIQWTYFGYLAAIKEQNGAAMSIGRISTFLDIFIERDLENGTFTEKEVQEFVDHFIMKLRLVRFARTESYNELFTGDPTWVTEAIGGMGVDGRTLVTKNSFRFLHTLYNLGPAPEPNLTVLWSTKLPDNFKKYCAKVSIKTSSIQYENDDIMRQLNGDDYGIACCVSAMRIGKDMQFFGARANLAKALLYAINGGVDEKLGMQVSPKFDTIKSEYLDYDEVIEKYDQVTDWLAELYVNTLNVIHYMHDKYSYERSQMALHDKEVRRYFATGMAGLSVVADALSAIKHAKVKVIRDPETKLAVDYEIEGEYPSFGNNNDDVDQIAHDLVVKFMNKIRKHKTYRDSIPTMSILTITSNVVYGKKTGSTPDGRKSGEPFAPGANPMHGRDRNGALASLSSVAKLPYEHAQDGISYTFSIVPEALGKDE, encoded by the coding sequence ATGAGTAACAATTGGGAAAACTTTAATGGACATTTATGGAAAAAGGAAGTTAACGTTAGAGACTTCATTCAACAAAATTATAAACCTTATGAAGGTGATGGTACATTTTTAGCAGAACCAACAGAGCGTACTAGGCAACTATGGGATCAAGTGATGAACTTATATGAAGAAGAAAATAATAAAGGTGTTATCGATATGGATACAAATATCGTATCGACTATTACTTCTCATAATCCAGGATATATAATTGAAGGCTTAGAAGAAATTGTTGGTATTCAAACTGATAAACCTTTAAAGCGTTCGTTCCAACCATATGGTGGAATACGTGTGGCTTATAATGCTGCTAAAGAATATGGTTATGAAATAGATAAAGATGTAACTGAAATTTTCACAAAATACCGCAAAACACATAATCAAGGTGTATTTGATGCTTATACAAAAGATATGCGTTTAGCAAGAAAAGCTGGTATTATTACTGGTTTACCAGATGCATATGGTCGAGGTCGAATCATCGGTGATTATAGACGTATAGCTCTATATGGAATTGATTTCTTAATAGAAGATAAAAAAGAGCAAAAAGAAACCTTTAGTGGTGCAATGACAGAAGATGTCATTCGTCTACGTGAAGAGATTTCTGAACAGATTAATGCATTAAAAGAGATCAAAGAGATGGCAGCTAGTTATGGACATGACATATCAGTTCCTGCTAAAAACTCTAAAGAAGCAATCCAGTGGACCTACTTTGGATATTTAGCTGCAATTAAAGAACAAAATGGTGCAGCTATGTCAATTGGTCGTATTTCTACTTTCTTAGACATATTTATTGAACGAGATTTAGAGAACGGTACATTTACAGAGAAAGAAGTTCAAGAATTTGTTGATCATTTTATTATGAAATTAAGACTAGTTCGATTTGCTAGAACTGAATCATACAATGAACTATTTACAGGTGACCCTACTTGGGTTACAGAAGCAATAGGTGGAATGGGTGTAGACGGTAGAACGTTAGTAACTAAAAACTCATTTAGATTTTTACACACACTTTATAACTTAGGACCTGCTCCAGAACCAAACTTAACAGTTCTTTGGTCAACGAAATTGCCAGATAACTTTAAGAAATACTGTGCTAAAGTTTCGATTAAAACGAGTTCAATTCAATATGAAAATGATGACATAATGAGACAGTTAAATGGTGATGACTATGGAATTGCGTGTTGTGTATCTGCTATGCGTATTGGAAAGGATATGCAATTCTTTGGTGCACGAGCTAACTTGGCTAAGGCATTATTGTATGCGATTAATGGTGGTGTTGATGAAAAACTAGGAATGCAAGTATCGCCTAAGTTTGACACTATTAAATCTGAATACTTAGATTATGATGAAGTCATTGAAAAATATGATCAAGTAACGGATTGGTTAGCTGAGCTATATGTAAACACATTAAATGTTATTCACTATATGCATGATAAATATAGTTATGAGAGAAGCCAAATGGCTTTACATGATAAAGAAGTAAGACGATATTTTGCGACAGGAATGGCTGGTTTATCAGTAGTTGCTGATGCTCTAAGTGCAATTAAACATGCGAAAGTTAAAGTCATTCGTGATCCTGAGACTAAACTTGCAGTAGATTATGAAATAGAAGGTGAATACCCAAGTTTCGGTAATAATAACGATGATGTAGATCAAATTGCACATGATTTAGTGGTTAAGTTTATGAATAAAATTCGTAAGCATAAAACATACAGAGATTCAATTCCAACTATGTCAATTCTAACAATCACTTCAAATGTTGTATATGGTAAGAAAACAGGAAGTACAC
- the fba gene encoding class II fructose-1,6-bisphosphate aldolase — translation MPLVNMSVMLNKAKQGKYAVGQFNINNLEWTQAILEAAEEKQSPVILGVSEGAARYMGGFYTIVNIVEGLLVDMNITVPVAIHLDHGSSYEKCVEAIEGGFTSVMIDASHDPVEQNIETTSKVVEYAHSHGVSVEAELGTVGGQEDDVIGDVMYADKDECVELVKQTGIDCLAPALGSVHGPYKGEPNLGFKEMEEIKNATNTPLVLHGGTGIPDEQIKRAIDCGTCKINVNTENQIEWTKVTRQVLENDKDVYDPRKVIGPGKKAITEVVKTKIEVFGSAGKANDFLH, via the coding sequence ATGCCATTAGTTAATATGTCAGTAATGCTTAACAAAGCAAAACAAGGAAAATACGCAGTAGGACAATTCAATATTAATAACTTAGAGTGGACACAGGCTATCTTAGAGGCAGCTGAGGAGAAACAATCGCCAGTGATCCTAGGAGTATCTGAAGGTGCAGCACGTTACATGGGTGGATTCTATACAATAGTTAATATTGTTGAAGGTCTTCTAGTAGATATGAACATTACAGTTCCTGTTGCTATTCATTTAGATCATGGTTCAAGCTATGAAAAATGTGTTGAAGCAATAGAGGGTGGATTCACATCTGTTATGATAGATGCATCTCATGATCCTGTTGAGCAAAACATTGAAACAACAAGTAAAGTTGTAGAATATGCACATTCTCATGGTGTATCAGTTGAAGCTGAACTTGGTACAGTTGGTGGACAAGAAGACGACGTAATTGGAGACGTTATGTATGCTGATAAGGATGAGTGTGTTGAATTAGTTAAGCAGACAGGTATCGATTGCTTAGCCCCTGCATTAGGTTCAGTACACGGACCTTACAAAGGTGAACCTAACTTAGGGTTTAAAGAAATGGAAGAAATCAAAAATGCTACAAATACTCCATTAGTACTTCATGGTGGTACAGGTATTCCAGATGAGCAAATTAAGCGTGCTATTGATTGTGGAACATGTAAAATTAATGTTAACACAGAAAATCAAATTGAATGGACTAAAGTGACTCGTCAGGTATTAGAAAATGATAAAGATGTTTATGATCCAAGAAAAGTTATCGGGCCAGGTAAGAAGGCAATTACAGAAGTTGTTAAAACGAAAATTGAAGTATTCGGTTCTGCAGGAAAAGCAAACGATTTTCTTCACTAA
- a CDS encoding adenylosuccinate synthase, with product MEVLKVAKSVVVVGTQWGDEGKGKITEFLSEKADYVVRYQGGNNAGHTIEFNNEQFKLRLIPSGIFRAEKVILGNGMVINPESLIEEMSYLNERGINTDHIRISNRAHVILPYHIEMDGLQEELKKDKKVGTTKRGIGPCYTDKYARVGIRIGELINKKIFKTKLEATLTEKNEILSKYNKPTFDLDELYTKYCKLADQIRPFVSDTSYELDLAYNNGKRVLFEGAQGVMLDIDHGTYPYVTSSNPSAGAVTVGAGVGPTKIGEVIGVVKAYSTRVGEGAFPTEFTGEVSEQIRTVGREYGTVTGRPRRIGWFDGVIVSHTRRVSGLTGLSINLLDVLSEIDTLKVCTAYELNGEKIAYVPSTVEEFESCVPVYEELPGWDEDLTSVRRYDDLPENAKRYIKKIEEVTSVPVKIISVGPDREQTIILEEIL from the coding sequence ATGGAGGTTTTAAAAGTGGCAAAATCAGTAGTAGTAGTAGGAACGCAATGGGGAGATGAAGGAAAGGGTAAAATCACAGAATTCTTATCTGAAAAAGCAGATTACGTCGTCCGATACCAAGGTGGTAATAATGCAGGTCATACAATTGAATTTAATAATGAACAATTCAAATTAAGACTAATTCCATCTGGTATTTTTAGAGCTGAAAAAGTTATCTTAGGTAATGGTATGGTAATTAACCCTGAATCATTAATTGAAGAAATGAGTTACCTAAATGAAAGAGGAATTAACACAGATCACATTAGAATTTCTAATCGAGCCCATGTGATCCTACCTTATCATATCGAAATGGATGGATTACAAGAAGAGCTAAAAAAAGATAAGAAAGTTGGAACAACTAAAAGGGGAATAGGTCCTTGCTATACAGATAAGTATGCTAGAGTCGGTATTCGTATAGGAGAACTAATTAACAAAAAAATATTTAAAACAAAACTTGAAGCGACTTTAACCGAAAAAAATGAAATTTTAAGTAAATACAACAAACCAACGTTTGATTTAGATGAACTATATACTAAGTACTGTAAACTAGCGGATCAGATTCGCCCATTTGTATCAGATACATCATACGAACTAGATCTCGCTTATAATAATGGAAAACGAGTTTTATTTGAAGGTGCTCAAGGTGTAATGTTAGATATTGACCATGGAACTTATCCATATGTAACGTCTTCAAATCCTAGTGCAGGCGCAGTCACAGTAGGTGCTGGTGTAGGTCCTACAAAGATTGGTGAAGTTATAGGGGTAGTTAAGGCTTACTCTACACGTGTAGGAGAAGGTGCATTTCCTACCGAGTTTACAGGTGAGGTTTCAGAACAAATTCGAACAGTTGGTCGCGAATATGGTACCGTTACAGGACGACCTCGTCGTATCGGATGGTTTGACGGAGTAATCGTATCCCATACACGTCGTGTAAGTGGATTGACGGGTCTATCAATAAACTTACTTGACGTCTTATCTGAGATTGATACACTTAAAGTATGTACAGCCTATGAATTAAATGGAGAAAAAATTGCGTATGTACCATCTACTGTTGAGGAATTTGAGTCTTGTGTTCCAGTCTATGAAGAACTTCCGGGTTGGGATGAAGATTTAACATCTGTAAGACGCTATGATGACCTCCCTGAAAATGCAAAACGCTATATTAAGAAAATAGAGGAAGTAACAAGTGTACCAGTTAAAATAATAAGTGTAGGTCCAGATCGAGAACAGACTATTATATTAGAGGAAATTTTATAA